In a single window of the Metopolophium dirhodum isolate CAU chromosome 2, ASM1992520v1, whole genome shotgun sequence genome:
- the LOC132938133 gene encoding uncharacterized protein LOC132938133 yields MVMPESIKYLDAKARVVRALGRITRFTQATNEYLADQTSTSKRAKVETMLLEVNDLRANVDQDIQVMETAVGSKTSPIDVTDNTCSTSLSDSFDQLYYDLIAMAHLHTIPLTKEHEISQNQTTQFGNSSIYQLPKRKFPTFSGSLKKYQGFEDLFNSILSHTPELQDVEKFEYLKTSLEGEALSLVSHLSLTSANYQSAWKILRSRYGNKRDLARIHLDALLAPQKVTFANAASIKHVINIIQEHTAALDNLNFITRQWGPILVHIFEQHLDYELRSRWELRVGENYSPQVSEFVDFLHTHIRSAEVHPSSSTSTNEAPPTSFKNSNTKARHRPVAKVLTTTAPQTPITKCALCKTVHSIRQCSVFLKEPPTERFKITKTLDLCINCLGSGHSSAACPSKSSCKSCRKRHHSLLHFPEQKTSTNDVVSPISMVAVHPRPQSILLSTLLVNISSIHKETYTFRALLDTGSQVSFITKKCADRLSLVQRRCSARVNTFSGASINAVSGISSIKLAPVGKTEPCIPLDVFIVSKITDATPQSSYSSTSWSHVNNLDLADPTFHTPGPVDILLGADVAPTILTGTRIAGQPLQPTAFGTIFGWILMGPISPTSSNQMTSLLVTTNTTLEKTLTKFWEMEELPKVKHLSPDEIQAETIFTSSIKRLPSGRFSVALPFKHLRPILGDSKGGALRRFHALERRMAQDPTLGKKYSDFMQDYLESKHMEVVPESNKITPYCYYIPHHCILRPESQTTKLRVVFDASSRTTSGQSLNSSVYTGQKLQQEITNILIRARVHKFLFTADIKQMYRQIQIHATDRDYLRILWRFEPDSPIQEYRLCTVTYGTSCAPHQALRTMQYLATIEESRFPIAAKVLKNDMFVDDILTGAQSEEDTLFCQQQVIALCAQGKFQLRKWASNLPSILQAVPATECSMDPAVLFDDEGQAILKILGMHWNPTQDYFSYHYHSPSLTTTKRSVLSDMARIFDPLGFLAPVTFLAKYVMQLLWTSGIGWDDLVPEQILTIWKRYQQELKSIQTLTIPRRITIDGHPTYELHTFSDSSEKGYAAVVYLRCISGSTIQCHLITAKSKVAPLKHVTIPRLELCGTLLAAKLLHSVHHIFASIISITTMHAWTDSTTALSWIKSSPHRWATFVANRTSQLQELTPPSIWRYVPTNDNPADCASRGLYPSEVLHHPLWWSGPRFLYQDHNTWPPTVINNDPDTTNSEERKTTLVVTLHQTVIEDLLNKYSSLATIIHVVAYCSRIFTKSKPITIKLSPHEQVDALQRIIRTVQGQSFSDEFDKTGNYSYANTSKLRKLSPFRDDHGIIRVGGRLNHAPIPYAQKHPILLPRSHRLTNLLIDDFHKEHKHPGATTLQTIIAQQYWIISGRQVIRSRLRLCIACYKTRPRNPQPFMGDMPKYRLQQIKPFMTTGVDYAGPIILKSSTTRRTVPSQAYICLFVCMTTKALHLEVASDLSSETFLMAFCRFISRRGPIEQIHSDCGTNFKGAANLLQPVDQFTHSKEYQNQCQAYLTARNISWHFNPPSAPHFGGLWEAGVKSVKTLLYRTLGLQRLTYEELSTLLSRIEATLNSRPLGALSSDPSEFEALTPSHFLTLMSSTATVEPNLEKIPLSHFQRWRLIKDLQVHFWKRWQNEYLQTLQRRSKWTNHSDNLKTNTLVLIREPTPPLLWKLGRILQVHPGQDGIVRVATVQTSTGIIKRPIVKLCPLPTC; encoded by the coding sequence ATGGTCATGCCAGAGTCTATAAAATACCTCGACGCCAAAGCTCGAGTGGTTCGAGCACTCGGCCGCATTACGAGGTTCACACAGGCAACCAATGAATATCTCGCAGACCAAACCAGTACAAGCAAACGGGCAAAGGTCGAAACCATGCTCTTAGAAGTAAATGATCTACGTGCCAATGTTGATCAAGATATCCAAGTTATGGAGACAGCAGTAGGATCAAAGACATCGCCTATCGACGTCACTGACAATACATGCAGCACTTCCCTGAGCGATTCATTTGACCAACTATATTACGATCTTATTGCTATGGCTCACTTACATACGATTCCATTAACTAAAGAACATGAAATTTCACAAAACCAGACAACTCAATTTGGAAACTCGTCGATCTATCAACTACCGAAACGGAAATTCCCCACCTTCTCCGGAAGTCTAAAAAAGTACCAAGGCTTTGAAGATCtgtttaattcaattttgtcGCATACTCCAGAACTCCAGGACgttgaaaaatttgaatatttaaagacATCTTTAGAAGGAGAAGCACTCTCTCTGGTATCGCATCTATCGTTGACCTCAGCCAATTACCAAAGTGCGTGGAAAATCCTACGAAGTCGGTACGGGAACAAACGGGATTTGGCACGTATCCATTTGGATGCACTTTTAGCACCTCAAAAGGTTACATTTGCCAACGCCGCATCAATTAAACACGTGATTAACATCATTCAAGAACATACAGCTGCGTTGGACAACCTGAATTTTATCACTCGTCAGTGGGGGCCAATTCTGGTGCACATATTCGAACAACACCTCGATTATGAGTTACGTTCTCGCTGGGAGTTACGGGTAGGAGAAAACTATTCGCCCCAGGTCAGCGAATTTGTGGATTTTTTACACACTCACATCCGATCGGCAGAAGTCCACCCGTCTAGCTCGACGTCAACGAATGAGGCACCACCAACTTCATTTAAAAACTCTAATACTAAAGCTCGCCATCGTCCCGTTGCCAAAGTTCTAACTACAACAGCTCCACAGACGCCCATTACTAAATGTGCGCTATGCAAAACGGTCCATTCAATACGTCAATGTTCAGTTTTCCTCAAGGAACCTCCCACTGAACGATTCAAAATAACAAAGACGTTAGATCTTTGCATAAATTGTTTGGGCTCCGGTCATTCATCTGCAGCATGTCCTTCGAAAAGCTCGTGTAAATCCTGCCGTAAACGTCATCATTCATTGCTTCATTTTCCAGAACAAAAGACATCAACAAATGATGTTGTTTCACCAATTTCAATGGTAGCGGTACATCCACGACCACAATCCATTCTATTATCAACCTTACTCGTCAATATCTCGTCAATCCATAAGGAAACCTACACTTTTCGAGCACTGTTGGATACAGGATCCCAAGTGAGCTTCATTACCAAAAAATGTGCCGATCGACTGTCATTAGTTCAACGCCGCTGTTCTGCCAGAGTGAACACTTTCTCAGGGGCATCAATTAATGCAGTGTCTGGCATATCATCGATCAAGCTGGCACCAGTAGGGAAAACTGAGCCTTGCATCCCACTCGACGTCTTCATTGTCAGTAAAATTACTGATGCAACACCGCAGTCTAGTTATTCATCTACTTCATGGTCACACGTAAACAACTTGGATTTAGCTGACCCAACATTTCACACTCCCGGCCCAGTTGACATCTTACTCGGGGCAGATGTCGCACCAACCATACTGACTGGTACTCGCATTGCAGGACAACCATTACAACCGACCGCTTTCGGAACGATATTTGGATGGATCTTGATGGGTCCAATATCACCAACATCCAGCAACCAAATGACCTCATTGTTAGTAACCACGAATACGACATTAGAAAAAACGCTAACAAAGTTTTGGGAGATGGAGGAACTCCCAAAGGTAAAACATCTAAGTCCTGATGAAATTCAGGCGGAGACCATCTTTACATCTTCAATCAAACGTCTACCCTCGGGACGGTTTAGTGTTGCCTTGCCATTTAAACATTTACGTCCAATACTAGGTGACTCCAAAGGTGGAGCGCTCAGAAGATTTCATGCTCTCGAAAGGCGTATGGCTCAAGATCCAACCTTGGGCAAAAAATACTCAGATTTCATGCAAGACTACTTGGAAAGTAAACACATGGAAGTAGTTCCCGAGAGCAATAAAATCACTCCCTATTGCTATTATATACCACATCATTGTATCCTGCGTCCGGAAAGTCAAACTACAAAGCTTCGGGTAGTTTTTGACGCCTCATCTCGAACTACTTCTGGACAGTCATTAAATTCCAGCGTGTACACTGGACAGAAGTTACAGCAAGAAATTACCAACATTCTGATTCGAGCTCGAGTACACAAGTTTTTATTCACTGCGGATATCAAACAAATGTACCGACAAATCCAAATTCATGCAACCGATCGAGACTATTTACGCATACTTTGGCGTTTTGAACCAGACTCACCAATTCAAGAATATCGCCTATGTACGGTTACATATGGCACCTCTTGTGCTCCACACCAAGCACTACGCACGATGCAATATCTGGCGACAATAGAAGAGTCAAGGTTTCCAATTGCTGCTAAAGTGCTGAAGAATGACATGTTTGTTGACGACATTCTTACAGGAGCTCAGTCAGAAGAGGATACCCTGTTCTGCCAACAACAGGTGATAGCTCTGTGTGCTCAGGGGAAGTTCCAACTAAGGAAGTGGGCTAGTAATCTACCCAGCATCTTACAAGCAGTACCCGCTACTGAATGCTCTATGGATCCCGCTGTACTATTTGATGACGAAGGGCAAGCAATACTCAAGATCCTCGGCATGCATTGGAACCCTACACAGGACTACTTTTCGTACCACTATCATAGTCCAAGCCTCACAACAACAAAACGTTCGGTCTTATCAGATATGGCACGTATCTTCGACCCATTGGGTTTCTTAGCACCCGTCACCTTCCTGGCCAAATATGTAATGCAATTACTATGGACGTCTGGAATTGGTTGGGACGATCTCGTCCCGGAACAAATACTAACGATTTGGAAGCGATATCAACAGGAGCTTAAAAGCATACAAACATTAACTATTCCTCGTCGAATCACGATAGATGGGCATCCAACATATGAGTTACATACATTTTCCGATAGCTCAGAAAAGGGTTATGCTGCAGTCGTGTATCTGCGTTGTATTAGTGGTTCCACGATTCAGTGTCACCTCATCACAGCAAAATCAAAGGTAGCTCCACTTAAACACGTCACCATTCCACGGTTGGAACTTTGCGGAACGCTACTTGCTGCAAAATTGTTGCATTCAGTCCATCACATTTTCGCTTCAATTATATCCATCACTACAATGCACGCGTGGACTGACTCAACCACCGCTCTGTCTTGGATAAAATCATCGCCTCATCGTTGGGCAACATTCGTCGCCAATCGTACAAGTCAACTACAGGAACTTACACCACCATCTATATGGCGTTATGTTCCCACAAATGACAACCCTGCTGACTGTGCCTCAAGGGGGCTCTATCCATCTGAGGTTCTTCATCATCCACTCTGGTGGTCTGGTCCCAGATTTCTCTACCAAGACCATAATACATGGCCACCAACAGTTATCAACAACGATCCTGATACGACAAATTCGGAAGAACGTAAAACTACTCTAGTAGTCACACTACATCAGACTGTCATCGAAgatctattaaataaatattcatcacTCGCTACAATCATACATGTTGTCGCATACTGTTCAAGAATCTTTACCAAATCTAAACCAATAACCATAAAGTTGTCTCCTCATGAACAAGTAGATGCCTTGCAACGGATCATTCGAACAGTACAAGGGCAATCATTTTCGGATGAGTTTGACAAAACAGGTAATTACTCCTATGCAAACACTAGCAAATTACGAAAACTCAGTCCGTTTCGAGATGATCACGGAATAATACGTGTTGGTGGTCGTCTAAATCATGCACCGATTCCATATGCACAGAAGCATCCAATACTTCTGCCACGTTCCCACCGACTAACGAACCTACTCATTGATGATTTTCATAAAGAACACAAACATCCCGGTGCCACTACTCTGCAAACAATAATTGCACAACAGTATTGGATAATATCTGGTCGCCAAGTCATTAGATCCCGATTAAGACTCTGTATTGCTTGCTACAAGACGCGCCCACGCAATCCACAGCCTTTTATGGGTGACATGCCCAAATATCGTCTGCAACAGATAAAACCATTTATGACAACAGGCGTAGACTATGCCGGCCCAATCATTTTAAAGTCCTCTACAACACGTCGAACGGTGCCCAGTCAAGCATACATCTGTTTATTTGTGTGTATGACAACCAAGGCATTACATTTGGAAGTGGCCTCAGATTTGTCATCCGAAACCTTTCTGATGGCGTTTTGTCGTTTCATCTCCAGACGCGGACCGATTGAACAAATACACAGTGACTGCGGAACAAATTTCAAGGGGGCGGCTAACCTATTACAGCCCGTCGATCAATTCACCCATTCCAAGGAGTATCAGAATCAGTGTCAGGCATATCTAACGGCTCGGAATATCAGTTGGCATTTTAACCCCCCTTCCGCACCACATTTTGGAGGATTATGGGAGGCTGGGGTCAAATCAGTCAAAACACTGTTATACAGAACCCTTGGGTTGCAACGACTAACATACGAAGAATTGAGCACATTGCTGAGTCGCATTGAAGCTACTTTAAACTCACGTCCACTGGGTGCCCTAAGTTCTGATCCATCCGAATTTGAGGCCCTTACTCCAAGTCACTTTCTCACTCTTATGTCCAGTACAGCCACTGTCGAACCTAATTTAGAGAAAATTCCTCTATCTCATTTTCAACGTTGGAGACTAATTAAGGACCTCCAAGTCCACTTCTGGAAACGATGGCAAAACGAGTATTTGCAAACTCTCCAAAGACGCAGCAAATGGACAAACCATAGTGACAACTTGAAAACCAATACCTTGGTCCTAATACGAGAACCAACACCTCCACTTCTATGGAAACTTGGTCGGATTCTCCAGGTGCACCCCGGCCAAGATGGGATTGTTCGAGTTGCTACCGTCCAAACCAGCACCGGAATCATCAAGAGACCAATCGTGAAACTCTGTCCACTTCCAACCTGTTAA